Proteins co-encoded in one bacterium genomic window:
- the accC gene encoding acetyl-CoA carboxylase biotin carboxylase subunit, producing the protein MFNKILIANRGEIAVRVIRACRELGIRTAAVYSEADRDALHVRLADEAFCIGPPPSRDSYLNIPNIMATAELLGVDAIHPGYGFLAENPHFAEICQDCKITFIGPPPAAIHKMGDKAAARQIMRKAGIPVIPGSPGPIRDEAAALAAARGAGYPLIIKAAAGGGGRGMRVVQSAADLRRAFTAAQQEAEAAFGNGEVYIEKYLEQPRHIEVQVLADGRGTVIAVGERDCSVQRRHQKLLEESPAVGLTARLRRALLRAAVRAAEVVGYVNAGTVEFLVEGTSHLYFIEMNTRIQVEHPVTEMVTSIDLVKEQIRIAAGERLSLPREVESRGHAIECRVNAEDPSRDFLPSPGQITAFVPPGGPGIRVDTHAFAGYTIPPNYDSLIAKVVAWGRDRDEAIARMQRALREFEIGGVQTTIPLHLEILDNAFFRKGEVYVNFVQRRVDLGGLRPA; encoded by the coding sequence ATGTTCAACAAAATCCTGATTGCCAACCGTGGCGAGATCGCCGTGCGCGTGATCCGCGCGTGCCGCGAACTCGGCATCCGGACGGCCGCCGTGTACTCCGAGGCCGACCGCGATGCGCTGCATGTGCGGTTGGCGGATGAGGCGTTCTGCATCGGTCCGCCTCCGTCGCGGGACAGCTATCTCAACATCCCGAACATCATGGCCACCGCGGAGCTGCTCGGTGTGGACGCGATCCACCCCGGGTACGGCTTCCTTGCGGAGAACCCACACTTCGCGGAGATCTGCCAGGATTGCAAGATCACGTTCATCGGCCCGCCGCCAGCGGCGATCCACAAGATGGGCGACAAGGCGGCGGCGCGGCAGATCATGCGTAAGGCCGGCATCCCCGTCATCCCCGGGAGCCCGGGGCCGATCCGCGACGAGGCCGCGGCGCTCGCCGCCGCGCGGGGCGCCGGCTACCCGCTCATCATCAAAGCGGCCGCCGGCGGCGGCGGGCGCGGCATGCGCGTCGTCCAGTCGGCCGCCGATCTCAGGCGCGCGTTCACCGCGGCGCAGCAGGAAGCCGAGGCCGCATTCGGAAACGGCGAAGTCTACATCGAGAAGTACCTGGAGCAACCGCGGCACATCGAGGTTCAGGTCCTCGCCGACGGCCGCGGAACGGTCATCGCGGTCGGCGAACGTGACTGCTCGGTTCAGCGCCGCCACCAGAAACTGCTCGAGGAATCCCCCGCCGTCGGACTGACCGCGCGGCTTCGCCGGGCGCTGCTGCGGGCCGCCGTCCGCGCCGCGGAGGTGGTCGGGTACGTCAACGCCGGCACGGTGGAGTTCCTCGTCGAGGGCACCAGCCATCTCTACTTCATCGAGATGAACACGCGGATCCAGGTCGAGCACCCGGTCACCGAGATGGTGACGAGCATCGATCTGGTCAAGGAGCAGATCAGGATCGCGGCGGGCGAGCGGCTGTCGCTGCCCCGGGAGGTCGAGTCGCGCGGCCATGCAATCGAATGCCGCGTGAACGCCGAGGATCCATCTCGGGACTTCCTCCCCTCCCCGGGCCAGATCACCGCATTTGTGCCGCCCGGTGGACCCGGCATCCGCGTCGACACGCACGCGTTCGCAGGCTACACGATCCCGCCGAACTACGATTCGCTGATCGCCAAGGTGGTCGCGTGGGGGCGGGATCGGGACGAGGCGATCGCGCGCATGCAGCGTGCGCTCCGCGAGTTCGAGATCGGCGGGGTCCAAACGACGATCCCGCTTCACCTCGAGATTCTCGACAACGCGTTCTTCCGCAAGGGCGAGGTGTACGTCAACTTCGTTCAGCGGCGCGTCGACCTCGGCGGCCTCCGGCCGGCCTGA
- the accB gene encoding acetyl-CoA carboxylase biotin carboxyl carrier protein, which translates to MSEHQRFDLEEIRALIRLAAEANIAELEVEGAHVKVRIKKAHDQGAAPVMLVTAGSSAATPRAGTDAHTEEGRTPTAEKRYAPIVAPMVGTFYRAPKPDAAPFVQEGDAIEPGQTVCILEAMKLFNEIPSEIAGRVVRVLVENGAPVEYGQPLFLLDPSPVA; encoded by the coding sequence ATGAGCGAGCACCAGCGGTTTGACCTCGAGGAGATCCGGGCGCTCATCCGGCTGGCGGCCGAGGCGAACATCGCGGAACTCGAAGTCGAGGGCGCGCACGTCAAGGTCCGGATCAAGAAGGCGCACGACCAAGGGGCGGCACCGGTCATGTTGGTGACGGCCGGCTCGTCGGCCGCGACGCCGCGCGCGGGGACGGACGCCCATACAGAGGAAGGTCGCACGCCGACCGCAGAGAAACGCTACGCGCCGATCGTCGCGCCGATGGTCGGTACGTTCTACCGCGCCCCGAAGCCGGATGCCGCGCCGTTCGTGCAGGAAGGCGACGCGATCGAACCGGGACAGACCGTTTGCATCCTGGAAGCGATGAAGCTGTTCAACGAGATCCCGAGCGAAATCGCCGGCCGTGTCGTTCGCGTCCTGGTGGAAAACGGCGCCCCGGTCGAATACGGACAACCGCTGTTCCTTCTCGACCCATCCCCGGTCGCGTAG
- a CDS encoding acetyl-CoA carboxylase carboxyltransferase subunit alpha: MSHRPPDLAGPGAGDAVPPEALERDLADVEREIGALRRITTAQRMDLGEQISALEAKAERLREEIARHPTAWQTVQLARHPERPRIGDYIEGLTSEFVELHGDRSFGDDPAVVVGLGMIDGRPAAIIGHAKGRDTRENILRRFGMPNPEGYRKAVRVMRLAEKLRIPVVTLIDTAGAFPGKEAEERGQSEAIARSLLEMAHLRTPIVTVITGEGGSGGALAVGVCDVLLMMEHAVYSVISPEGCAAILWRDASRARDAADALRLTARDLAGFGIVDEIIPEPPGGAHRHREEAVVAVAQAVRRHLAAQHGRSEESLVAARYQRYRRIGHVRDAANPGAAANHDAGGQTE, from the coding sequence ATGAGCCACCGACCGCCTGACCTCGCCGGCCCGGGCGCCGGGGACGCCGTTCCGCCGGAAGCGCTGGAGCGGGACCTCGCGGACGTGGAGCGGGAGATCGGCGCCCTCCGGCGCATCACCACGGCCCAGCGAATGGATCTGGGCGAGCAAATCTCGGCGCTCGAAGCAAAGGCGGAGCGGTTGCGCGAAGAGATCGCGCGGCACCCCACCGCCTGGCAGACGGTCCAGCTCGCGCGGCACCCGGAACGCCCCAGAATCGGCGACTACATCGAGGGCCTGACCTCGGAGTTCGTCGAGTTGCACGGCGATCGCTCGTTCGGCGACGATCCGGCGGTCGTGGTCGGGCTCGGCATGATCGACGGGCGGCCCGCCGCGATTATCGGTCATGCCAAAGGGCGCGACACGCGCGAGAACATCTTGCGCCGGTTCGGGATGCCAAACCCCGAAGGCTACCGCAAGGCAGTGCGTGTGATGAGGCTCGCGGAAAAGCTGCGGATCCCCGTCGTCACGCTGATCGATACCGCCGGCGCGTTCCCGGGCAAGGAAGCGGAGGAACGCGGCCAAAGCGAGGCGATCGCGCGGTCTCTGCTCGAGATGGCGCATCTGCGCACGCCGATCGTCACCGTCATCACGGGCGAAGGCGGGAGCGGCGGTGCGCTCGCGGTCGGTGTCTGCGACGTCCTGCTCATGATGGAACATGCGGTGTACTCCGTAATCTCACCCGAAGGCTGCGCCGCGATCCTGTGGCGGGACGCGTCGCGCGCACGCGACGCGGCGGACGCCCTGCGCCTCACGGCGCGCGACCTCGCCGGCTTCGGGATCGTCGATGAGATCATCCCCGAACCGCCAGGGGGCGCCCACCGACATCGGGAGGAGGCCGTCGTCGCGGTCGCCCAGGCGGTGCGCCGGCATCTCGCGGCCCAGCATGGACGCTCGGAGGAATCGCTCGTTGCGGCCAGGTATCAGCGGTACCGCCGCATCGGACACGTGCGCGATGCTGCAAACCCGGGCGCTGCGGCGAACCACGACGCGGGGGGGCAGACGGAATGA
- the accD gene encoding acetyl-CoA carboxylase, carboxyltransferase subunit beta, whose translation MLDWLSRPKHAASERRDMPAGLWIKCPRCANLVYRKELERNLRVCPRCGFHHRLSAVDRLALVLDRGSFIETDAELVPGDPLGFVDEKPYPERVEEYRRKTGQAEAILTGTGAIEGARTVVGAMEFGFMGGSLGSVVGEKIARAAERAHDHRWPFVLFVASGGARMQEGTLSLLQMAKTSVALARLADAGVAFVTVLCDPTTGGVAASFAFQGDVIVAEPGALIGFAGPRVIEQTIRQKLPEGFQTAEFLLEHGFLDAIVSRGELRAALARLLRLTNAPLDPAMVGASAQGWAVDQAAAADEPPTA comes from the coding sequence TTGCTAGACTGGCTCAGTCGACCCAAGCACGCCGCGTCCGAACGGCGCGACATGCCGGCAGGGCTGTGGATCAAATGCCCCCGCTGCGCCAACCTTGTCTATCGGAAGGAGTTGGAGCGCAACCTGCGCGTCTGCCCGCGGTGCGGCTTTCACCATCGCCTTTCGGCGGTAGACCGGCTGGCCCTCGTGCTCGACCGCGGCTCGTTCATCGAGACCGACGCGGAGCTGGTACCCGGGGACCCGTTGGGCTTCGTCGACGAGAAGCCCTACCCCGAGCGGGTCGAAGAATATCGTCGGAAGACCGGCCAGGCGGAAGCAATCCTCACGGGAACCGGTGCGATCGAAGGCGCGCGGACGGTGGTCGGCGCGATGGAGTTCGGGTTCATGGGAGGCAGCTTGGGCTCCGTTGTCGGCGAGAAGATCGCCCGCGCCGCGGAGCGTGCGCACGACCACCGGTGGCCGTTCGTCCTGTTTGTGGCCTCGGGCGGCGCGCGCATGCAAGAAGGCACGCTGTCGCTGCTGCAAATGGCGAAGACCAGCGTGGCGTTAGCCCGACTCGCGGACGCGGGCGTCGCATTCGTCACGGTGTTGTGCGATCCGACGACCGGCGGCGTCGCCGCGAGCTTCGCGTTCCAGGGCGACGTGATCGTCGCCGAGCCGGGCGCGTTGATCGGCTTTGCGGGCCCTCGGGTCATCGAGCAGACGATCAGGCAAAAGCTGCCGGAAGGATTCCAGACCGCCGAGTTCCTGCTCGAACACGGGTTCCTCGACGCGATTGTGTCGAGGGGCGAGCTGCGGGCCGCGCTCGCGCGCCTCCTCAGGTTGACGAACGCACCGTTGGACCCAGCGATGGTCGGGGCGAGTGCGCAGGGATGGGCGGTCGATCAGGCTGCCGCCGCGGATGAGCCACCGACCGCCTGA
- a CDS encoding trypsin-like peptidase domain-containing protein, with the protein MQGGIVAMAMQPPGPRERGGPAYSTAVALVLAAVVAGALLGGVVLPDYLNVHPLFSSPVAPAPAPTPPTPPATPGPSASAPALTPAVPIVPVQPPTRGSTLTPDESVVINVVKLVRPSVVNINTESQVQTMFGVFPSQGAGSGVIVRANGYILTNNHVVQGAATIKVTLAGGKTLTGKIVGTDPFADLAVIKVDAPEPLPAAALGTSGALQVGQLAIAIGNPFGLGSTVTTGVVSALNRNIQLPNLIVENLIQTSAQINPGNSGGALVDSGGRVIGINTAIIPNAQGIGFAIPSDVARVEMEQLIAQGRIIRPWVGVDYGGEVDEQMSKAYNLGADHGVVVRNVEPSSPAAKAGVQAGDIITAVDGSPIASWNDFVREIVTKKIGGTVTLTVVRDHAARKIPVGLTERPAEPR; encoded by the coding sequence GTGCAGGGAGGGATCGTGGCGATGGCGATGCAGCCCCCCGGTCCGCGCGAACGTGGCGGTCCGGCGTACTCAACCGCGGTGGCGCTGGTTCTTGCCGCGGTGGTTGCGGGAGCCCTGTTGGGGGGCGTGGTGCTGCCCGACTACCTGAACGTGCATCCGCTGTTTTCGTCCCCGGTGGCCCCAGCGCCGGCGCCCACGCCGCCGACACCGCCGGCGACACCCGGCCCGTCGGCTTCGGCCCCAGCGCTCACGCCCGCCGTGCCGATCGTGCCGGTGCAGCCACCGACGCGCGGATCGACGCTGACGCCGGATGAGTCCGTAGTGATCAACGTCGTCAAGCTGGTCCGGCCCTCGGTCGTCAACATCAACACCGAATCGCAGGTTCAGACGATGTTCGGCGTGTTCCCGTCGCAGGGCGCCGGTTCTGGCGTGATCGTGCGCGCGAACGGGTACATCCTCACGAACAACCACGTCGTGCAGGGCGCGGCAACGATCAAGGTCACGCTGGCCGGCGGGAAGACGCTCACCGGCAAGATCGTGGGAACGGACCCGTTCGCCGATCTCGCCGTGATCAAGGTGGATGCTCCGGAACCGCTCCCCGCCGCGGCGCTCGGCACGAGCGGCGCGCTCCAGGTCGGCCAGCTCGCGATCGCGATCGGCAACCCGTTCGGCCTCGGCAGCACCGTCACCACCGGCGTGGTCAGCGCTCTTAACCGCAACATTCAGCTTCCCAACCTGATCGTGGAGAACCTGATCCAAACCTCGGCGCAGATCAACCCGGGGAACAGCGGCGGGGCGCTCGTGGACAGCGGAGGCCGGGTGATCGGGATCAACACCGCGATCATCCCCAACGCGCAGGGGATCGGGTTCGCGATCCCGAGCGACGTGGCCCGGGTCGAGATGGAGCAGCTGATCGCGCAGGGCCGCATTATCCGCCCCTGGGTGGGCGTGGACTACGGGGGCGAAGTCGACGAGCAGATGTCGAAGGCGTACAACCTCGGCGCGGATCACGGCGTCGTTGTGCGCAATGTCGAGCCGTCGTCGCCCGCGGCGAAGGCCGGCGTGCAGGCCGGGGATATCATCACCGCGGTCGACGGCAGTCCGATCGCGAGCTGGAACGACTTTGTGCGGGAGATCGTCACCAAGAAGATCGGCGGCACGGTCACGCTCACGGTGGTGCGCGACCACGCCGCGCGGAAGATTCCCGTGGGCCTGACCGAGCGGCCTGCCGAACCTCGCTAG
- the glpX gene encoding class II fructose-bisphosphatase, with the protein MEERTLAIDVVTVTEAAALAAAHHMGEGDNEGADQAAVTAMRGVLGRLPIHGRIVIGEGERDEAPMLYIGEEVGTGDGFAVDIAVDPVEGTNLVAKGLPNSIAVLALAKRGDILHAPDIYMEKLIVPPQAAGKVDLRWPPERNLGVLAEALGRKVTDVTVVILDRPRHADLIAAVRRAGARIKLISDGDVAPAISVAVSGTGVHAVMGIGGAPEGVLAAAALRCLGGEIQGRLWYRNDAERERTRAMGVSDPDRIFRTDELVRGENLIFAATGITDGDLFRGVRLFGGGARTHSLVMTSGTREIRFVDTIHIQDPSRIGVVRL; encoded by the coding sequence ATGGAGGAACGAACGCTCGCGATCGACGTCGTCACCGTCACCGAGGCCGCGGCGTTGGCCGCCGCCCACCACATGGGGGAGGGCGACAACGAGGGCGCGGACCAAGCGGCCGTGACGGCGATGCGCGGGGTGCTCGGTCGCCTGCCGATCCACGGCCGCATCGTGATCGGGGAAGGCGAGCGCGACGAGGCCCCGATGCTCTACATCGGCGAGGAGGTCGGAACCGGTGACGGGTTCGCGGTCGACATCGCGGTCGACCCGGTGGAGGGCACCAATCTCGTGGCGAAGGGGCTCCCCAACTCCATCGCCGTCCTGGCGCTGGCCAAGCGCGGGGACATCCTGCACGCGCCGGACATTTATATGGAAAAGCTGATCGTGCCCCCTCAGGCTGCCGGCAAGGTCGATCTCCGCTGGCCGCCGGAGCGCAACCTCGGAGTCCTCGCTGAGGCCCTCGGACGCAAGGTCACCGACGTCACCGTGGTGATCCTGGACCGCCCGCGGCACGCCGACTTGATCGCGGCGGTGCGCCGCGCCGGCGCCCGCATCAAGCTTATCTCGGACGGCGACGTCGCCCCCGCGATCTCGGTCGCCGTGTCCGGTACGGGGGTCCACGCGGTCATGGGGATCGGCGGGGCGCCGGAGGGAGTGCTGGCGGCCGCGGCCCTCCGATGCCTCGGGGGCGAGATCCAGGGGCGGTTATGGTACCGAAACGACGCGGAGCGGGAGCGCACGCGGGCCATGGGGGTCAGCGATCCCGACCGGATTTTCCGGACCGACGAGTTGGTGCGCGGCGAGAACCTCATCTTTGCCGCGACCGGGATCACGGACGGCGATCTCTTCCGTGGCGTACGCCTGTTTGGCGGCGGCGCGCGCACCCATTCGCTCGTCATGACCTCGGGCACGCGGGAGATCCGGTTCGTGGACACGATTCACATTCAAGATCCCTCCCGGATCGGTGTCGTCCGGCTGTAG
- the argS gene encoding arginine--tRNA ligase: MITRELRALIASAVGRAAASGDLPPLPEPLPAFEVEPPRDSRHGDYATNVALVLAKIAGRPPRSVGEAVLRHLGVPSDHLVRAELAGPGFLNLFLAPGFVHGWLRRAHAEDHRFGGSDEGGGRRVLVEYVSANPTGPLHVGTGRNGAVGETIARLLEALGYAVSREYYVNDYGGQVETLARSVEARYLELVGRSAEFPADGYQGAYVGEIARRILEVEGPGLADAGEADRLARIQDRALRMMVDEIRDTLAAFGLTFDTWFSERTLYERGDVKRCLDALRERDLVYAQDEALWFRATRFGDDKDRVIVRRDGRPTYFAADIPYHLDKFARGFEHLIDVWGVDHIGDVARVRGGVEAFGHDPTALEVILYQHVRLRNEGEAVRMSKRSGEFVTLRELIEAVGKDAARFFFIMASPSAPMDFDFALARRQSSENPVYYVQYAHARICSILREAERLGVPASSPETADLGRLAAPEEWALAKRVVTLPEVVYAAGMRREPQRLCAYARELAEAFHVFYGQCRVLTDDPVLTGARLVLVDAVRRALRNTLDLAGVAAVERM; encoded by the coding sequence GTGATCACGCGAGAGCTTCGTGCGCTCATCGCGTCGGCGGTTGGGCGCGCCGCTGCCTCCGGCGACCTGCCGCCGTTGCCGGAGCCGCTGCCCGCGTTTGAGGTCGAGCCCCCCCGGGATTCCCGCCACGGCGACTACGCGACGAACGTTGCGTTGGTGCTGGCGAAGATCGCCGGGCGGCCCCCGCGGAGCGTCGGTGAGGCCGTGCTTCGCCATCTCGGCGTACCGTCAGACCATCTGGTCCGCGCGGAGCTTGCCGGCCCAGGCTTCCTGAACCTCTTTCTCGCCCCCGGGTTCGTGCACGGCTGGCTCCGGCGGGCGCACGCCGAAGACCACCGCTTCGGCGGTTCGGACGAGGGCGGCGGGCGCCGCGTCCTGGTGGAATACGTGAGCGCCAACCCGACGGGGCCCCTGCACGTGGGCACTGGACGGAACGGTGCGGTCGGTGAAACTATCGCCCGACTGCTCGAGGCGCTCGGATACGCCGTGTCTCGCGAGTACTATGTCAACGACTACGGGGGGCAGGTCGAGACGCTTGCCCGCTCCGTTGAGGCCCGTTACCTGGAACTGGTGGGGCGGTCCGCCGAGTTTCCCGCCGACGGCTACCAGGGGGCGTACGTCGGCGAGATTGCGCGCCGGATCCTCGAGGTCGAGGGCCCCGGACTCGCGGACGCAGGAGAGGCAGACCGTCTCGCTCGGATCCAGGATCGTGCCCTCCGTATGATGGTCGACGAGATCCGGGATACCCTGGCAGCGTTTGGGCTCACGTTCGACACGTGGTTCAGCGAGCGGACGCTCTACGAGCGCGGCGACGTCAAGCGGTGCCTCGACGCCCTGCGAGAGCGCGACCTGGTCTACGCGCAGGACGAGGCGCTGTGGTTTCGGGCGACGCGATTCGGGGATGACAAGGATCGCGTGATCGTGCGTCGCGACGGCCGTCCGACGTATTTCGCGGCGGACATTCCCTACCATCTGGACAAGTTCGCGCGGGGATTCGAGCATCTGATTGACGTGTGGGGTGTGGATCACATCGGTGACGTCGCGCGGGTGCGGGGGGGCGTCGAGGCGTTTGGGCACGACCCGACCGCGCTGGAGGTGATCCTGTACCAGCACGTCCGGTTGCGCAACGAGGGCGAGGCCGTGCGGATGAGCAAGCGCAGCGGAGAGTTCGTGACGCTGCGTGAACTCATCGAGGCCGTTGGAAAGGACGCGGCCCGCTTCTTCTTCATCATGGCGAGTCCGTCCGCCCCGATGGACTTCGACTTCGCGTTGGCGCGCCGGCAGTCGTCCGAGAACCCGGTGTACTATGTGCAGTACGCTCATGCCAGGATCTGCAGCATCCTGCGCGAGGCCGAGCGTCTCGGTGTGCCGGCGTCGTCGCCCGAGACAGCCGACCTCGGGCGGCTCGCCGCACCCGAGGAGTGGGCCCTCGCGAAGCGGGTGGTCACGTTGCCCGAGGTCGTGTACGCCGCCGGCATGCGGCGCGAGCCACAGCGCCTGTGCGCGTACGCGCGTGAACTGGCGGAGGCGTTCCACGTGTTCTACGGACAGTGCCGTGTGCTGACCGACGACCCGGTGCTCACCGGGGCGCGCCTGGTGTTGGTCGACGCGGTCCGACGGGCGCTCAGGAACACGCTCGACCTGGCGGGGGTCGCCGCCGTGGAGCGTATGTAA
- a CDS encoding S-layer homology domain-containing protein: MTQRVRTVFAAFMAVASAVLLTAAAQAAALFSDIGGSPYQQAIIKVGVTGVMTGGSDGTFKPDQPITRLQAVEALAAGLNVQGTGTIPNYKDLNDIPESVRPAIAALLNTGAASAQNAQVKDGDITYTLTTDKAVYGVDDPVDLTFTIANTGKSDAVFQFPSTQNYDFIIKRGSDELARWSLGQTFVQTPTSLTLAGGHAFSFTTRWLQRDQDSHSVPPGTYTLSALFPLKDHPVQVNLDFQKGLLTTFPDNTFRPNAQVTRAEFAALLVRAMGLQGEATQKAQASLSFKDAGDVPAPLHGYVAVAIDHKIMPLLPDGGWRPAQPTTRGDAAGALAAVMDSLNKFNYVKGTFVSVTGSNVTVSSINKTVTSYALTPSVAIYRNGKPAAAGDLKPNDQVVMLLTGPRGRAGYIEATGQ, encoded by the coding sequence ATGACACAACGAGTCCGCACGGTCTTCGCGGCGTTCATGGCCGTTGCGTCGGCCGTGCTGCTGACCGCCGCGGCGCAGGCGGCCGCGCTTTTCTCGGACATCGGCGGCAGCCCGTATCAGCAGGCGATCATCAAAGTGGGTGTGACCGGCGTGATGACCGGCGGGTCCGACGGCACCTTCAAGCCGGACCAGCCGATCACGCGGCTGCAGGCGGTTGAAGCGCTGGCCGCGGGCCTGAACGTCCAGGGGACCGGGACAATCCCCAACTACAAAGACCTGAACGATATCCCCGAGAGCGTCCGGCCCGCGATCGCGGCGTTGCTCAACACCGGCGCAGCCTCGGCCCAGAACGCCCAAGTCAAAGATGGCGACATCACCTACACCCTCACGACCGACAAGGCGGTGTACGGGGTCGACGACCCCGTCGATCTCACGTTCACGATCGCGAACACCGGCAAGAGCGACGCCGTGTTCCAGTTTCCGTCCACACAGAATTACGATTTCATCATCAAACGCGGCAGCGATGAACTCGCGCGCTGGTCGCTCGGTCAGACGTTCGTGCAGACCCCGACGTCGCTGACCCTGGCCGGGGGGCACGCGTTTTCCTTCACGACGCGCTGGTTGCAGCGGGATCAGGACAGCCACTCGGTTCCGCCCGGGACGTACACGCTGAGCGCGCTGTTCCCGCTGAAGGATCACCCCGTGCAGGTGAACCTGGACTTCCAGAAGGGGTTGTTGACCACGTTTCCGGACAACACGTTCCGGCCGAACGCCCAGGTGACGCGCGCGGAGTTTGCGGCGCTGCTGGTCCGGGCGATGGGGCTGCAGGGCGAGGCGACCCAGAAGGCCCAAGCGTCGCTGTCCTTCAAGGATGCGGGTGACGTGCCGGCGCCGCTGCATGGCTACGTGGCGGTGGCGATCGACCACAAGATCATGCCGTTGCTTCCGGACGGGGGCTGGCGCCCGGCCCAGCCGACCACGCGCGGGGACGCGGCGGGTGCGTTGGCCGCGGTGATGGATTCGCTCAACAAGTTCAACTACGTTAAAGGCACGTTCGTGAGCGTCACCGGGTCCAACGTGACGGTCAGCAGCATCAACAAGACGGTCACAAGCTACGCGCTCACGCCCTCGGTCGCGATCTACCGAAACGGGAAGCCGGCGGCCGCGGGTGATCTGAAACCCAACGATCAGGTGGTCATGCTGCTGACCGGGCCGAGGGGTCGGGCCGGCTACATCGAGGCAACAGGTCAGTGA
- the rho gene encoding transcription termination factor Rho yields MAIAELDTKSLNELQDVAKDLNIPNFRRYRKQELIMKILQAQTEQSGLMFRSGILEIMQEGYGFLRTSGYLPGSEDIYVSPSQIKRFGLRVGDEVLGQVRAPKDNEKYYALLRVEAVNGLDPEQARSRPDFEKLTPVFPHERLKLELPQSDLTVRIVDLFSPIGKGQRAMLVSPPKAGKTTLLKKIGQSIVQNHQEIYLMVLLLDERPEEVTDMRRSVEAEVVASTFDRPPEEHVQVADLVLERAKRLVEGGRDVVVLLDSLTRFSRANNLVIPPSGRTLSGGLDPAALHRPKRFFGAARKIEEGGSITIVATALIDTGSRMDDVIYEEFKGTGNMELHLNRKLQERRTFPAIDIKLSGTRREELLLSEEELRKVWVLRKSLETLDTVAMTELILDRLRKTPNNQAFLRSIIKNSEADA; encoded by the coding sequence GTGGCGATCGCTGAGCTCGACACCAAGAGTCTCAACGAGCTCCAGGATGTGGCCAAAGATCTCAACATCCCGAATTTCCGGCGTTACCGGAAGCAAGAGTTGATCATGAAAATCTTGCAGGCCCAGACCGAACAGAGCGGGTTGATGTTCCGCTCCGGCATCCTCGAGATCATGCAGGAAGGGTATGGCTTCCTGCGGACGAGCGGCTACCTGCCGGGGTCCGAGGACATCTACGTGTCGCCGTCCCAGATCAAGCGGTTCGGACTCCGCGTCGGAGACGAGGTGCTGGGTCAGGTCCGGGCGCCGAAGGACAACGAAAAGTACTACGCGCTCCTGCGCGTCGAGGCCGTGAACGGTCTCGATCCCGAACAGGCCCGGTCGCGGCCCGACTTCGAGAAGCTCACGCCGGTGTTCCCACACGAGCGGCTCAAGCTGGAGCTGCCCCAGAGCGACCTGACGGTGCGCATCGTCGACCTGTTCTCGCCGATTGGCAAGGGACAGCGGGCGATGCTGGTGTCTCCGCCCAAGGCCGGCAAGACGACGCTGCTCAAGAAGATCGGTCAGAGCATCGTGCAGAACCATCAGGAGATCTACCTGATGGTTCTGCTCCTCGACGAGCGGCCTGAGGAGGTTACCGATATGCGGCGGTCGGTCGAGGCGGAGGTCGTGGCCTCGACCTTCGATCGGCCGCCGGAAGAACACGTGCAGGTTGCAGACCTGGTGCTTGAGCGCGCGAAGCGCCTGGTGGAGGGCGGCCGCGACGTGGTCGTGCTGCTCGACAGCCTGACCCGGTTCTCGCGCGCTAACAACCTCGTGATCCCGCCGAGCGGGCGTACGCTGTCCGGCGGTCTCGATCCAGCCGCGCTGCACCGGCCGAAGCGTTTCTTCGGCGCGGCCCGCAAGATCGAGGAGGGGGGCAGCATCACGATCGTTGCCACCGCGCTGATTGATACCGGCAGCCGGATGGACGACGTGATCTATGAGGAGTTCAAAGGCACCGGCAACATGGAGCTCCATCTCAACCGGAAGCTCCAGGAACGGCGGACGTTCCCTGCGATCGACATCAAGCTCTCCGGGACGCGGCGGGAGGAGCTGCTCCTGTCCGAGGAGGAACTGCGGAAGGTCTGGGTCCTGCGGAAGAGCCTCGAGACGCTCGACACGGTCGCGATGACGGAGTTGATCCTCGACCGCCTGCGCAAGACGCCCAACAACCAAGCCTTCCTGCGCTCGATCATCAAGAACAGCGAGGCGGACGCGTAG